The Triticum urartu cultivar G1812 chromosome 5, Tu2.1, whole genome shotgun sequence genome contains the following window.
TTACTTAACGAACAATGACGTCCAAGATTAGTGATTCTGTTTCTTGTAATGTGTATATGTACTGGTTAGTCTATGCGTACATCTCAGAAAATTATGCTTGGGCCGCTATATAAGACCGGGCGTACTGCTCACTTGATTCCACCAACTGCCATAGCATCCTAACTCCCTAAGTGTGGAATTAAAATGGAGACTTCTACTATACTATGGCTCCTCTACGTCTCGGCCGCTTCTTGCGTCCTCTACAAGGTCTTCCTCTGTGGCAGAAACAACCCAAAGACGAGCTCCAGCAATGCGCGACGGCCGCCGGGACCGACGCCAATCCCTTTCGTCGGCAACATCTTCCACCTGCAAGGCGAGCCGCACCACGCCCTGGCAAGGCTCGCCGGGGTGTACGGCCCCGTCATGTCCTTGAAGCTCGGCACGACCACTGCCATCGTCGCCTCCTCCGCGTCGGGCGCCCGTGACATCCTGCAGAAGTACGACCACCTCCTGGCCGCGCGGTCCATCACCGACGCCGGGCGCGCGCTGGGAAACCACGAGCGCTCCATCGTGTGGCTGCCGTGCACCAGCCCGCTCTGGAAGCGCCTCCGCGCCGTGTGCACCAACCACCTATTCTCGGCGCGCGGCCTCGAAGCGACGCGGGCCGTGCGGGAAGAGAAGGTGAGGGAGCTGGTCGGCTCCCTCCGCGCACACCACGCCGGCGAGGCCGTGGACGTCGGCCGTGTCGTGTTCTCCGGGGTGCTAAACCTCGTGTCCAACGTGCTGTTCTCCGAGGACGTGGCCGACATGAGCTCGCACCGCGCGCAGGAGCTGGAGGTGCTCATCAGGGGCATGGTGGAGGAGTTCACCAAGCCCAACTTGTCGGACCTCTTCCCGGTGCTCTCCGCGCTAGACTTGCAGGGCCGCCGCCGGCGCACCACTCAGTACCTGAGGCGGTTCAATGACTTCTTCGACCCGATCATCGGCCGCCGTATGAAATACGAAGGCGAAAGGAAAGATGATTTCTTAGACGTGCTACTCCAGCTTCATTCCGTGGATCAGCTCAGCCTCGAGGCTCTCAATTGCTTTCTTTCGGTACGTATGTAAGTCATTTTCATACTAGGAGTACTTAGCTAGCCGTGTATGCTGGTAGCCTAGTAGTACGAAATGGTGTTGTGTCCGTACGGAAGTACTCCGCAATCCAAAGGATAAAATCTTCTCGGGCAATTTCTTTTTTCGAAtggaggcaaaagatttgcctcatctATTAAATAAGAGAGGAATAGCAAAAGAAAAATCAGTTGCAGAAGGTAAAACTAGAGGCAATGGCTTAAAAAATACTTTAGTATAACAATGTGCTATTTGAGGATCTTTTGATTGATTTTGGTTTTGTTTCTTCTATGTAATCTGATGCACTATGTAGGTATTCAATTAATTAATTGTTTGCAAATATGAATTTCAAAATGTGCAATAATCAAATATCTCCATTTTTTATAATTCACATATGATTTAGATGGAAATGAGAACATTGTCATAGAAACTTATGTCATCTGATGTAATCTGATGCACTCTATAATTCACATATAATTCCTATATATTGAATTAAAGTGGAGACTTCTACATATTTCACATATGATTTAGTTTCTTCGATGTAATCTGATGCACTCTCTAGATATTCAATAAATTAATCGTCTGCAAAAATGATTTTGAAAATGTGCAATTATCAAACGTCTCCATTTTGTATAGTTCACATATGGTTTAGATGGAAATGATAACATTGACATAAAAAGTATGCCATATAAAGTAGCTTTTAGTTAACTATTCGAGTACGTATACAAGTAGGGCGTTTTGGAGGACGAGCACCATGGAGCTCTTTCTTTTGAAGAAAAAAAACCGGAATCACCTTGAAGTTTTAAAAGATTCTGAAAACAATCACACACATTCATGCTGATGTTTTTTATATGTGTGTAAAATTTAAAGATGATATACATTATAATGAGAGCTACACAAAATGACAAATTCACGCATTTTAATAGTAAACAGTGCATGCACTATTTACCACTTTCAATCATGATTTTATCTTTTTAGTGTAGCTCTCATAATAGTGTATATCATCTTCAAATTTAACACTCACATAGTATACATCCGTATGAA
Protein-coding sequences here:
- the LOC125556138 gene encoding cytochrome P450 76M5-like: METSTILWLLYVSAASCVLYKVFLCGRNNPKTSSSNARRPPGPTPIPFVGNIFHLQGEPHHALARLAGVYGPVMSLKLGTTTAIVASSASGARDILQKYDHLLAARSITDAGRALGNHERSIVWLPCTSPLWKRLRAVCTNHLFSARGLEATRAVREEKVRELVGSLRAHHAGEAVDVGRVVFSGVLNLVSNVLFSEDVADMSSHRAQELEVLIRGMVEEFTKPNLSDLFPVLSALDLQGRRRRTTQYLRRFNDFFDPIIGRRMKYEGERKDDFLDVLLQLHSVDQLSLEALNCFLSDLFVSGAETNSITVEWTMAELLRQPAVMSKVRAELREALGSKQHPDESDVGRMPYLRAVVMETMRLHPPSPLLMPHEAMADGAEVGGFAVSKGTKLIVNLWAIMRDPALWKQPEEFIPERFLGADMDFRRKDQGEFMPFGAGRRACPGTPMATRVVTLILASVLHAFEWRLPDGMQPCDVDVRGRFGTSLKMVTPLKAVPVPLF